TGACTGTCAACAATCCCTCTGAGGCGTGGGTTTTGAGCTAAATCAACAATATAATTATGAAATTGATCATCGAGTTCTGTCCATGCAAGTAGATCGTTTAGTTCTAGTGCCTTTTCTTGTTCTTCAATCAGATGCTCAAGTTGGTTTAACTCTTGGTGGGTAGCACGACCGGTAGCGAGTCTGCCTGCAACACCATCAAGCGCTTCCACCACTTCATAAATCTGTTGAAGATCATCTGCTACAAGTGGTGCAACAATAAAACCACGACGCGGTATGAGGCGTACCCAGCCTTCCGTTTCCAAACGGACAAGTGATTCACGTACAGGGGTCCTGCTCATGCCCAGGATTTCTGCCATTTCCCTCTCTAGCACAGTCTGTCCAGGGGGCAATTGAAGGTGGCGAATCGCATGTCGAACAGCTAGATAAGCACGTTGTGGCAATCGTGACTCTCCATTTACATCTAAATTAGATAAAAATGAACCAACAGCTAGAGAAAGGTCAGACTGATCTAGTCTTTTAACATTAGAATCAGGTGTTTGAGGTGTTTTTTGATTTTTCATTTCATTATCACTCATCCCGACAAATTTCAAATATTATGTAACACATAACCAAATAATGTTAAGTAGGTTATGATTAACAAGGTTATATTATGACTTTACAAGTAAATCATAACAGAAAAACAATCACTCTCTCAATTGGTAAAATTGAAAAACAGATAATCTTGGTAAAGGTCATAAGTGATGATTATCTTATTATTCACATAAAAAACACTCTATATCCAGAGGATTTGAGCCGATTTTCTTAAAATAAAGAGGCTTTCGTTGATCAAGGGGTTGCTGCGGCAGCCGCTTTTCTCATTCGACACATAGTTTTTATGAACTTTTCATCAAACAAATACTAAGAGAGATACTAAAAAGTGAAAGAACGGGATATTAGGTCTTTACAGGATGGTTCGATCGATTGAACCAGTTATGTCGCTTGGATGATTCTTGGACACAGCGGAAAAATCAGTCTACCAATGCGCAAAAGCTAAAAATCCAGGAATGGAGTAGAGCAATAGATTTTTATATACTTCACTAGTAAGCCAATTTTCAATAAATGTTGTAATAGGCCCATCCGTTGCTGGATGGGCTATTCAAATTTTATAAAACCCATGGATAAAATCAAAATCACGATTTGTGAGTAGGTATAATCTATAATATGGTAAAAGCCTAGTTTCACAATCGCTAGAAAACCAATCAAAAATTCAAAAATGAATTATTGGCATTTCGATGAATCCTCTAAAGATAGGCATTATAACTGAATAAAATTCATTAATGAATTGACTGGTCTTAATACTAAGCGATTTTACACAAAAATGGGACTTGGCATGCAAGTTGCATAATAACTATAAGTATAAATCAAACATGCACGATAAGAAATTCGTTTATGTGCGGAGGGATAATGGTGCGAAAAACAATAAATAAACCATGGGAGCAATGGTATGTTGAAAGAATGAAATCTATGAAGCTGCCGGAAATATCGGTCTATTCGCTGCTTGATATAACAGCAAGTAAGTATCCACACCATACAGCCATCATTTATGAAGACGAGTCAATGGATTATAAGAATCTAAAAATGCAGGTAGACAAACTTGCAGGTAAATGGAGAGAAATGGGCTTTGTTAAAGGTGAACGGATTGGTTTGATGATGGCCAACCACCCTTATTTCATAATCAGTTATTATGCTGCCCAGGCGCTAGGTCTGTTAGTTGTACAAATTAATCCCATGTATAAACCGCGGGAACTTTTGCAAATTTTAATAGACTCGGATACCAAGAATATTGTATTTGACCAAACGGCCGCAAATACAATCGAAGAAACGAAAGCGATATATGAATTTGATGTTTACATTGATACGGAAAATGATCAAAATGGCTCCTGTTCCCTTCAAACGATGATTCAAACCGGAGATGCCATTAAGAAGCCCGAAATGATAAACCCGTATGAAGATACTGCAGTCATCCAATATACTGGCGGCACAACTGGGAAGATGAAGGGTGTCATGCTTACTCACTATAATTTAACCTCCAATGTAGTGCAGAGTTTTGAAATGTATGGGGATTCCCTGAAACCTGGTGAAGAAATCGTTTTGGCAGCTACGCCTCTTTACCATGTTTATGCCATGACAAGTGCGATGAATCTAGGTATCTATATTGGAGCTGCCATCCTCTTATTTCCTAAATTCGAACTTCAAGATGTACTTGCAAAAATAAAAAAGTACCGTCCGACTTTCTTTCCAGGAGTTCCAAAGATGTATAATGCTTTCGTCAATCATTCTGGAATTGAAAACTATGGACTGAATTGTTTAAAAAGTTGTTCTTGTGGATCGGCGCCCCTGCCGGTTGAAGTAATCAAGCGATTTGAGGAGCTGACAGGTGCCAAAATCGGAGAGGGTTTCGGTTTGTCGGAAGCTTCTCCTTCCACTCATCGTAATCCGCCATTTGGAATAAGGAAAATCGGAAGCATTGGCATCCCTTTTCCAGGCACGGACTGTATGATCATTGACGATGAAAATAATGAAGTGCCTAACACATGCGTCGGGGAGTTGCTCATAAAAGGCCCGCAAATCATGAAGGGTTATTGGAATAACGAAGCAGAAACCAAATAGGCCTTACAGAATGACTGGCTATATACTGGCGATCTTGCGGTGATGGATGCTGAAGGATATTTCTATATAGTCGGCAGGAAAAAAGAAATGATCATCGTCGGCGGATTCAATATTTATCCGCAGGAGGTAGAAGGTGTTCTATATGAACATCCGGCAATAAAAGAGGCAGCTGTGGTGGGCATCCCCCATAAAGAAAAAGGCGAAATTGTGAAAGCATTCATCGTACCTAAAGAAAGCGCTTCCGTGGATCTTGAAGAAATAGAAGGATATTGTTATTCCCAATTGACTCCTTATAAAGTACCAAAAGTATTTGAATTGAGAAAAGAACTTCCGCGGAATACAGTGGGTAAACTATTAAAAAGATTGTTAGTTAAAGAAGAATTGGAAAAGGATTGAAAGAAGGGAATGTGGTTTCATTTATGAAACCTAAGTTGGATGGGTAGATCAGTGTGTGAACAAAAATGAAGCAGGGGAGGGAATTATATGCGTTGGGTTGTTCTCATTCTATTATTCTTTGGAGCCGTCATCAATTTTGCAGATAAATCGATCGTGGGTCTCGCAGCTGTTCCCATCATGAAAGAATTCAATCTTAGCTATGCGGAGTGGGGTCTTGTTGGAAGCAGTTATTATTGGCTCTACCCAGTAACAGGGATTTTTGGGGCAGCATGGGCTGATCGGCTGGGGGCTAAAAAAGTGCTTGGGTTCATCATGCTGACATGGACTGTTTTGCAATTCGGCGTTTTAGCCATCACCGCTCTTCCATTATTGATTCTATACAGGATTTTACTGGGCGCATTCGAAGGGCCTTATAGCCCAATCGCTTACAGTCATGCCGATAAGTGGTTTCCGCCGAAACTGAAAGGCTTTGCTAATTCGGTAGTGGTTGGCGGAGGAACCGTTGGTGCAATGATCGTGGCACCGATCCTCGTTTCTTTAATTACGATATTCGGCTGGAAAGCTGCCTTTGCCGCCCTTGGCGGCGCAAGCCTTGTTTGGTTCTTCCTCTTTCAATTTTTAACAAAGGAAAATCCAGTTGAAGTATATGAAAACGTACAAAAGAAAAAGAAAGTGAAACTAGACAAAATTAAAGTGAAAGACTTTTTGCTGCTACTCGCATCACCTACTGCTTTGTTTACTACGCTTGCATATTTTTCAACGTATATTTTAGTTGTTTGGTTTTCTGTTTGGCTCCCGA
The DNA window shown above is from Peribacillus sp. FSL P2-0133 and carries:
- a CDS encoding GntR family transcriptional regulator, with translation MKNQKTPQTPDSNVKRLDQSDLSLAVGSFLSNLDVNGESRLPQRAYLAVRHAIRHLQLPPGQTVLEREMAEILGMSRTPVRESLVRLETEGWVRLIPRRGFIVAPLVADDLQQIYEVVEALDGVAGRLATGRATHQELNQLEHLIEEQEKALELNDLLAWTELDDQFHNYIVDLAQNPRLRGIVDSQSDQLYRARLYTIGLRPKPTRSVTEHKAILAVMRAGEPEAVRTMLQSHRYRARNEILDALQSMPPLPEETGNNETFP
- a CDS encoding AMP-binding protein codes for the protein MRKTINKPWEQWYVERMKSMKLPEISVYSLLDITASKYPHHTAIIYEDESMDYKNLKMQVDKLAGKWREMGFVKGERIGLMMANHPYFIISYYAAQALGLLVVQINPMYKPRELLQILIDSDTKNIVFDQTAANTIEETKAIYEFDVYIDTENDQNGSCSLQTMIQTGDAIKKPEMINPYEDTAVIQYTGGTTGKMKGVMLTHYNLTSNVVQSFEMYGDSLKPGEEIVLAATPLYHVYAMTSAMNLGIYIGAAILLFPKFELQDVLAKIKKYRPTFFPGVPKMYNAFVNHSGIENYGLNCLKSCSCGSAPLPVEVIKRFEELTGAKIGEGFGLSEASPSTHRNPPFGIRKIGSIGIPFPGTDCMIIDDENNEVPNTCVGELLIKGPQIMKGYWNNEAETK
- a CDS encoding MFS transporter, with the protein product MRWVVLILLFFGAVINFADKSIVGLAAVPIMKEFNLSYAEWGLVGSSYYWLYPVTGIFGAAWADRLGAKKVLGFIMLTWTVLQFGVLAITALPLLILYRILLGAFEGPYSPIAYSHADKWFPPKLKGFANSVVVGGGTVGAMIVAPILVSLITIFGWKAAFAALGGASLVWFFLFQFLTKENPVEVYENVQKKKKVKLDKIKVKDFLLLLASPTALFTTLAYFSTYILVVWFSVWLPIYLVEAVKMTPGQMGTSVAIIGVVSVCIYMGVSMVSDHLFKKNQNWRSSRVFVVAGAMILGALFFSSIMLFQNPIWVIVAMCLAKGLTYAILPIGPTIMINEMQERGGLMTSILTSSGNIAGIIAPLLTGYIISLAGGNELLGYNLSILFMAILVLAFGILFAIFVKPAKSKGKHKNKSSDNFDLKSS